A region of Granulicella aggregans DNA encodes the following proteins:
- a CDS encoding efflux RND transporter permease subunit: MWIVRLALRRPYTFVVVSMLILALGIGSAIEAPKDIFPYIDIPVVTIVWAYPGLTPTEMEGRIVTVCERALTTTVNDIEHSESESYQGVSVIKVFFQPTVKVDLAVAQVTAIVQTILRGLPPGSFPPNVIKYDASSVPIVQLGLSGDGLSETDLYDLGLSFIRPRLATVQGAAVPLPYGGKARQVMVDADPDLMYAKHISAADVSTAIGQQNLILPAGTARLGGREYVVKVNSSPTIVSALNDLPVRAANGAVVYIKDVAQVELGFAVQTNVVRENGKRAALLTVLKNGKTSTIDIVNGVKNTIPRITADLPKTLKVTPLFDQSVFVKSSISEVVREATIAAVLTGLMILLFLGSWRSTIIVCVSIPLSIATSLIILTALGETINVMTLGGLALAVGILVDDATVEIENTHRNMGEQKSLVRAILDSAEQVAAPAFVSTLSICIVFIPVVLLTGAAKFLFTPLAEAVAFAMMASYFLSRTLVPTMMHFLLPAELVLYQDEAAAIEEEKHNWIWRWHKKFDHQFEKLRHKYKGVLAWCLDNPAITLTMFATFILLSLPLVFVIGRDFFPYVDSGQMRLHVTPPEGMRIEDSEQYFAAVEKEIRKVIPPDEIKLILDNIGLPNGGINLAFGSTGTISNSDGEVLIALNPGKRDTERYMRELRADLAQKFPDGDFFFAPANITNQILDFGLPAPIDLQIVGRAKNNYQIAQDLQKKIAAIPGAVDVHIHQQVSYPTMQVNVDRSRARQLGLTQQDVAQGMLISLTGTAQTAPNQWLNPLNGVNYQVVVQTPIYRNSNLQELARTPISSPNGDSSQLLGNLATFRRDASPIVIDHYNIQPTFDIYADVDQRDLGGVASEIQKIMDDTKKTLPAGTVLTLRGEVKTMQDSFIRLGIGIVFAIALVYLLMAVNFQSWLDPLIILMAIPGAFCGILWMLFATQTTFSVPSLMGAIMTIGVATANSILMVVFANDERVAGKDRYEAALNAGFTRLRPVCMTALAMIIGMLPMALAFGEGGEQNAPLGRAVIGGLLLATVGTLFIVPVIYSLLKKNPPIDFSKEIDEEYAEGDPNETPMKEQHA, encoded by the coding sequence ATGTGGATCGTAAGACTGGCGCTGCGGCGCCCTTACACGTTTGTCGTTGTGTCGATGCTCATCCTCGCCCTGGGCATCGGTTCCGCCATTGAAGCACCCAAGGACATCTTCCCCTACATCGACATTCCCGTCGTCACCATCGTCTGGGCGTATCCAGGCCTGACGCCCACCGAGATGGAAGGCCGCATCGTCACCGTCTGTGAGCGCGCCCTCACCACCACGGTCAACGACATCGAGCACTCCGAGTCCGAGTCCTACCAGGGCGTCTCGGTCATCAAGGTCTTCTTCCAGCCCACGGTAAAGGTCGACCTCGCCGTCGCGCAGGTCACCGCCATCGTCCAGACCATCCTCCGCGGCCTTCCCCCCGGCAGCTTCCCGCCGAACGTCATCAAGTATGACGCCTCCAGCGTTCCCATCGTGCAATTAGGCCTCTCCGGCGATGGCCTCTCCGAAACCGATCTCTACGACCTCGGCCTCAGCTTCATCCGTCCCCGCCTTGCCACCGTCCAGGGAGCCGCCGTCCCCCTCCCGTACGGCGGCAAGGCCCGCCAGGTCATGGTCGACGCCGACCCCGACCTGATGTACGCCAAACATATCTCCGCCGCCGATGTCTCTACCGCCATCGGCCAACAGAATCTCATTCTCCCCGCCGGCACGGCCCGTCTCGGCGGCCGCGAGTACGTCGTCAAGGTCAACAGCAGCCCCACCATCGTCTCCGCTCTCAATGACCTCCCGGTTCGCGCCGCCAACGGTGCTGTCGTCTACATCAAAGACGTAGCTCAAGTGGAACTCGGCTTCGCCGTCCAGACCAACGTCGTTCGCGAAAACGGCAAGCGAGCTGCCCTGCTCACCGTCCTCAAAAACGGCAAGACCTCCACGATTGACATCGTCAATGGCGTCAAGAACACCATCCCCCGCATCACCGCCGACCTGCCCAAGACCCTCAAGGTCACGCCGCTCTTCGACCAATCGGTCTTCGTCAAAAGCTCCATCAGCGAGGTCGTACGCGAGGCCACCATCGCCGCCGTGCTCACCGGCTTGATGATCCTCCTGTTTCTGGGAAGCTGGCGGAGCACCATCATCGTCTGCGTCTCCATCCCGCTCTCCATCGCGACATCGCTCATCATCCTGACCGCACTTGGAGAGACCATCAACGTGATGACCCTCGGCGGTCTCGCACTCGCGGTCGGGATCCTCGTCGACGACGCCACCGTCGAGATCGAGAACACTCACCGCAACATGGGCGAACAAAAATCTCTCGTCCGCGCCATCCTCGACTCGGCAGAACAGGTCGCCGCCCCGGCCTTCGTCTCCACGCTCTCCATCTGCATCGTCTTCATCCCAGTCGTCTTGCTCACCGGCGCTGCCAAGTTCCTCTTCACGCCATTGGCCGAGGCCGTCGCCTTCGCCATGATGGCCTCTTACTTCCTCTCGCGAACACTCGTGCCAACGATGATGCACTTCCTCCTTCCCGCCGAGCTCGTCCTTTACCAGGACGAGGCCGCCGCCATCGAGGAAGAAAAGCACAACTGGATCTGGCGCTGGCACAAGAAGTTCGATCACCAGTTCGAGAAGCTCCGCCACAAATACAAAGGCGTCCTCGCCTGGTGCCTCGACAACCCCGCCATTACGCTGACTATGTTTGCCACGTTCATCCTGCTCTCGCTGCCGCTCGTCTTCGTCATTGGGCGCGACTTCTTCCCCTACGTCGACTCCGGCCAGATGCGCCTCCACGTCACCCCGCCCGAAGGCATGCGTATCGAAGACTCCGAGCAGTACTTCGCCGCAGTCGAAAAGGAGATTCGCAAAGTCATCCCGCCCGACGAGATCAAGCTCATCCTCGACAACATCGGCCTCCCCAACGGAGGCATCAACCTCGCCTTTGGCAGCACCGGCACCATCAGCAACTCCGATGGCGAAGTCCTCATCGCCCTGAACCCTGGCAAGCGCGACACTGAGCGCTATATGCGTGAACTTCGAGCCGACCTTGCCCAGAAGTTCCCCGATGGGGACTTCTTCTTCGCCCCCGCTAACATCACCAACCAGATCCTCGACTTCGGCCTGCCAGCTCCGATCGATCTCCAGATCGTGGGCCGCGCCAAGAATAACTACCAGATCGCCCAGGACCTCCAGAAGAAGATCGCCGCCATTCCTGGCGCCGTCGACGTCCACATCCACCAGCAAGTCTCCTACCCCACCATGCAGGTCAACGTCGACCGCAGCCGCGCCCGTCAGCTTGGCCTCACCCAGCAGGACGTTGCCCAGGGGATGCTGATCTCGCTGACCGGTACCGCGCAAACCGCGCCCAACCAATGGCTGAACCCTCTGAACGGAGTTAACTACCAGGTCGTCGTGCAGACGCCCATCTATCGCAACAGCAACTTGCAAGAGCTGGCCCGTACCCCCATCAGTTCGCCCAATGGAGACTCCAGCCAACTCCTCGGCAACCTGGCCACCTTCCGCCGTGACGCCTCGCCCATCGTCATTGACCACTACAACATCCAGCCCACCTTCGACATCTACGCCGACGTAGACCAGCGTGACCTGGGCGGCGTCGCCAGCGAGATACAGAAGATCATGGACGACACCAAGAAGACGCTCCCGGCCGGCACTGTTCTCACCCTGCGCGGAGAGGTCAAGACCATGCAGGACTCCTTCATCCGCCTCGGCATCGGCATCGTCTTCGCCATTGCCCTCGTTTACCTGCTGATGGCCGTCAACTTCCAGAGCTGGCTCGACCCGCTCATCATCCTCATGGCCATCCCCGGGGCCTTCTGCGGAATCCTCTGGATGCTCTTCGCTACTCAAACTACCTTTAGCGTCCCTTCGCTCATGGGCGCGATCATGACCATCGGCGTTGCCACCGCCAATTCGATCCTGATGGTCGTCTTCGCGAATGACGAACGCGTCGCCGGTAAAGACCGCTACGAAGCCGCGCTCAACGCGGGCTTCACTCGCCTTCGTCCCGTCTGCATGACTGCCCTCGCCATGATTATCGGAATGTTGCCGATGGCGTTGGCCTTCGGTGAAGGCGGCGAACAGAACGCTCCGCTTGGCCGCGCCGTTATCGGAGGTCTACTCCTCGCTACGGTTGGCACGCTATTCATCGTCCCTGTCATCTACTCTCTGCTCAAGAAAAACCCGCCCATTGACTTCTCGAAAGAGATCGACGAAGAGTACGCCGAAGGCGACCCCAACGAGACACCTATGAAGGAGCAGCACGCCTGA
- a CDS encoding efflux RND transporter periplasmic adaptor subunit, translating into MPPYPSNQDNQKIGDSFADPNSLDDQKLGNAFVETNSSKKKKHHDAPQPNKKPVNGRILFFFILAVVVVFLLIFLLGFLPRHSRNKEIEARAKDQKDSVPVVQVQKIKRAQDTAGLTVPGTTTPLIEAYVYARSNGYISRRLVDIGDHVRKGQLLAVIDSPDLDQQVDQAREQVSQAESQVAQQKAQLDLATVTVKRYRVLVAKGVFSKQDGDQRETDYQGQIANVAAAERNVEAFKANLRRTIALQSYERVTAPFDGVITARNVDVGALVSASGSANGSGAGAPQGQQTGSAAGASNSSGTSGSSSTAASPSTGGGQGGALFSIAQVQRLRILVSVPEGYAPQVFVGQHATVNLQGAPDTSFYGDVTRTAAAIDQNTRTLLTEIQIDNKSGKLLSGMYAVVTFDAIKGTGSILVPSDAIAIRKDKSVIAILTSDNKVHMQPVQIGRDYGPSTEITSGLKDGDTIITEITDDITEGATVKPKTVGGPGENPDAQNSAKPNINQPAPPGGPSQYGNQSITDQNMQGANAKSQQQGSGSKQKDKSSNGSKP; encoded by the coding sequence ATGCCCCCCTATCCTTCCAATCAAGACAATCAGAAAATAGGCGACTCCTTCGCCGACCCCAACTCGCTCGACGATCAGAAGCTTGGCAACGCCTTCGTCGAAACGAACTCCAGCAAGAAGAAGAAACACCACGACGCCCCACAGCCCAACAAGAAGCCGGTCAATGGCCGCATCCTCTTCTTCTTTATCCTCGCCGTGGTGGTCGTCTTCCTGCTCATCTTCCTGCTCGGCTTCCTGCCTCGCCACTCGCGCAACAAAGAGATCGAAGCTCGCGCGAAAGACCAGAAAGACTCGGTGCCCGTCGTCCAGGTGCAAAAGATCAAACGCGCGCAGGACACCGCAGGCCTCACCGTTCCCGGCACCACAACGCCGCTCATCGAGGCCTACGTCTACGCCCGCTCCAACGGCTATATCTCCCGCCGCCTCGTAGACATTGGCGACCATGTCCGCAAGGGCCAGTTACTCGCCGTCATCGACTCGCCCGACCTCGACCAGCAGGTTGACCAGGCGCGTGAGCAGGTCTCGCAGGCGGAGTCGCAAGTAGCCCAGCAGAAGGCCCAGCTCGATCTCGCCACGGTAACCGTGAAGCGTTACAGAGTCCTCGTCGCCAAGGGTGTCTTCTCGAAACAGGATGGCGACCAGCGCGAGACCGACTACCAGGGACAGATCGCCAACGTCGCCGCCGCCGAGCGCAACGTTGAAGCCTTCAAGGCCAACCTTCGCCGCACCATTGCACTGCAATCCTACGAACGAGTGACGGCTCCTTTTGACGGTGTCATCACCGCGCGCAACGTCGATGTCGGCGCTCTCGTCTCCGCCTCAGGCTCGGCCAACGGCTCCGGCGCGGGCGCACCGCAAGGCCAGCAGACCGGGTCAGCCGCCGGAGCCTCGAACAGCTCCGGCACCTCTGGCTCCTCATCTACCGCCGCGAGCCCAAGCACCGGCGGCGGCCAGGGCGGAGCGCTCTTCTCCATCGCCCAGGTCCAGCGCCTCCGCATCCTCGTCTCCGTACCTGAGGGCTACGCTCCCCAGGTCTTCGTCGGCCAACACGCAACCGTCAACTTGCAGGGCGCGCCCGACACCAGCTTCTATGGCGACGTCACCCGCACCGCCGCCGCCATCGACCAGAACACCCGCACCCTCCTCACCGAAATCCAGATCGACAACAAGTCGGGCAAGCTCCTCTCAGGCATGTATGCCGTCGTCACCTTTGACGCCATCAAGGGCACCGGCTCCATCCTCGTCCCCAGTGACGCCATCGCCATCCGCAAGGACAAGTCCGTCATCGCCATCCTGACCAGCGACAACAAAGTCCACATGCAGCCCGTGCAGATCGGCCGCGACTACGGTCCATCCACCGAGATCACCTCCGGCCTGAAGGACGGCGACACCATCATCACCGAGATCACTGACGACATCACCGAAGGGGCGACCGTCAAGCCGAAAACCGTCGGCGGCCCGGGCGAAAACCCCGATGCCCAAAACAGCGCCAAGCCCAACATCAACCAGCCAGCCCCTCCCGGCGGCCCCAGCCAGTATGGCAATCAGTCGATCACCGACCAGAATATGCAGGGCGCGAACGCGAAATCCCAGCAACAGGGCAGCGGCAGTAAGCAGAAAGACAAGTCCTCCAATGGGAGCAAGCCCTAA